In Panicum virgatum strain AP13 chromosome 4N, P.virgatum_v5, whole genome shotgun sequence, a single window of DNA contains:
- the LOC120670205 gene encoding indole-3-glycerol phosphate synthase, chloroplastic-like has translation MESALVSRSVGSSFAAAAPRGCLPRPSRVATFTGARARARPLRAGPPKDSILEALAKDDMLNAEELVQWENGKSVNGIAASQGIRIRRHCRPTASLKEIEEEMGAPRNILEKIIWDKEIEVAEGLAKNPLKEVMEAAVKAPPSRDFYGALEAAYKRNGVPALIAEVKKASPSRGVLRENFNPVEIAKAYEKNGAACLSILTDEKYFQGSFENLEKVRTSGVKCPLICKEFVIDKWQIYNARSKGADAILLIAAVLTDLDIKYFLRICKELGMTALIEVHDEREMERVLNINGVKLIGINNRSLETFVVDTANTKMLLEKHGDSIREKGILVVGESGLFTPDDVAYVQNAGVSAVLVGESLVKQEDPGRAIAGLFGKELLH, from the exons ATGGAGTCCGCCCTCGTCTCGCGATCCGTTGGGTCCtccttcgccgccgctgcccccagGGGTTGTTTGCCCCGGCCCTCGCGCGTCGCCACCTTCACCGGcgcacgcgcccgcgcccgcccgctCCGCGCCGGCCCCCCCAAG GACTCAATTCTTGAAGCGCTGGCTAAGGACGACATGCTGAACGCCGAGGAGCTGGTCCAATGGGAGAACGGCAAGTCGGTCAACGGCATTGCAGCTAGCCAGGGGATCCGCATCCGCAGGCACTGCCGCCCCACTGCCTCCTTGAAGGAGATAGAGGAGGAGATGGGGGCGCCTCGCAACATCCTAGAGAAGATCATCTGGGACAAGGAGATCGAAGTGGCTGAG GGGCTTGCGAAGAACCCTCTGAAGGAGGTGATGGAGGCTGCAGTGAAGGCTCCTCCTTCAAGAGACTTCTATGGCGCTTTAGAAGCTGCCTATAAGCGTAATGGGGTGCCTGCACTGATCGCTGAGGTCAAGAAAGCATCCCCGAGCAGGGGTGTGCTCAGGGAGAACTTTAATCCT GTTGAAATTGCTAAAGCTTATGAGAAGAATGGGGCTGCATGTTTGAGCATCTTGACCGATGAGAAGTACTTTCAG GGAAGCTTTGAGAATCTTGAGAAAGTGCGCACCTCAGGAGTGAAG TGCCCTCTTATCTGCaaagaatttgtcattgataaGTGGCAAATATATAACGCTCGATCAAAGGGTGCCGATGCAATCTTGCTGATTGCTGCTGTGCTAACTGATCTCGACATAAAGTACTTTCTTCGGATATGCAAGGAGCTGGGAATGACAGCTCTTATTGAG GTTCATGATGAAAGAGAGATGGAGCGTGTGCTGAATATAAATGGAGTTAAGCTTATCGGCATCAATAATCGCAGCCTTG AGACATTTGTTGTTGATACTGCAAACACCAAGATGTTGCTCGAGAAGCATGGGGATAGCATTAGGGAGAAGGGAATTTTG GTTGTGGGTGAATCTGGGCTGTTTACCCCGGATGATGTTGCTTATGTGCAGAATGCTGGTGTCTCTGCT GTTTTGGTGGGAGAATCCCTGGTGAAGCAAGAGGACCCTGGACGAGCCATCGCTGGGCTGTTTGGGAAAGAATTACTGCATTGA
- the LOC120670383 gene encoding uncharacterized protein LOC120670383 has protein sequence MGFKNSTTTFAQSWGSTQGRLLRVEVLVLFSALIWILIELLGSRRRRHSHGFFRFFVWMVYTLFTVLGPYTIGLLQDGPFRDQTFVLWGTILLLIQGPGLCRDGPDSLSVYSIHDIEQRKRTLVQHVKSGVLCNVSKKGGLLKQSKVVADYMMIEHEQIPPDVTPNPQTMEGYKYIFHGEEEVASLLPTAPEYRVGFKEETRTRFSVLMFQRRVFRKCTTIDSVWRWIKSQSILTEEDVEIAKDVALSSLFKLMKRRLCVYRIGEAGLTKTLDFVLQRLISEEGNYVRAFRVIEMELAFLYDFLYTRFDMKSYMYKGFGFYFVVVTVTVWNIISGAFSRHYHRSNLEQRVHGTDVIHWVTIVLLIIVLALSLLPATLDRRWHIVVVVDIRNPSFLQATGWTRNFSIVKHQAKNYWQRAIGQYSLLLNFDYHQWNMLTRLSLGLVEATREGQKAGKKIMLTDEIIERVLSAFKESNGQLQDGQSALARNQLLSRFSWACTLPTHIHKILVWHIGTTIAMDEHPVPRTGDQHVAKTLSDYCAYLGAFVPDMLPGHGYDTQRIFDAVIMEAQDGLTGCDTLSRRCGMLMEGFLLSGSSCTILQLGGRLGRELRGVVPEAQRWKVLADFWAEFILFLAPASNVEIHAEKLAAGGEFMTHLWALLTQAGILERPSTTDGVGGGNNGAPTHDSPV, from the exons atggggttcaagaactccaCCACGACCTTTGCCCAGAGCTGGGGCAGCACACAAGGCCGGCTGCTGCGCGTGGAAGTCCTCGTCCTCTTCAGCGCCTTGATTTGGATCCTCATCGAGTTGCTTGgctcacgccggcggcggcatagTCATGGGTTCTTCCGCTTCTTCGTGTGGATGGTGTACACGCTCTTCACAGTGCTTGGCCCCTACACCATCGGATTGCTGCAAGACGGTCCCTTCCGTGACCAGACGTTTGTCCTGTGGGGCACCATCCTCCTCCTTATCCAA GGCCCCGGTTTGTGTCGGGACGGCCCTGATTCCCTCTCAGTTTACAGCATTCATGACATTGAGCAGAGGAAGAGGACGCTTGTGCAGCACGT AAAGTCTGGGGTTTTGTGCAATGTGAGCAAAAAAGGAGGTTTGCTGAAGCAGTCGAAAGTTGTTGCTGATTATATGATGATTGAGCATGAGCAAATACCACCGGACGTCACTCCGAATCCTCAAACCATGGAAGGGTACAAGTACATATTCCATGGTGAAGAAGAAGTAGCTTCTCTGCTTCCCACTGCACCCGAATATAGAGTCGGATTTAAAGAGGAGACACGTACAAGGTTCAGCGTGCTCATGTTCCAAAGGAGGGTGTTTAGAAAATGCACCACCATTGATTCCGTGTGGCGATGGATCAAGAGTCAAAGCATTCTCACCGAGGAAGATGTGGAAATAGCGAAGGATGTTGCGCTCTCCTCATTGTTTAAATTGATGAAGCGGAGATTGTGTGTATACCGGATTGGTGAAGCTGGTCTCACCAAGACATTAGATTTCGTGCTTCAAAGGCTTATCTCTGAAGAAGGTAACTATGTCCGTGCTTTTAGAGTTATAGAGATGGAGTTGGCATTCCTATATGATTTCCTCTATACAAGATTTGATATGAAGTCTTATATGTATAAGGGCTTTGGATTTTACTTTGTTGTAGTAACTGTTACTGTTTGGAATATTATCTCTGGAGCATTTAGCCGGCACTACCATCGTagtaatttggaacagagagtTCATGGAACCGATGTTATTCATTGGGTCACCATTGTGCTGCTTATCATTGTGTTAGCATTGTCCCTTTTACCTGCCACCCTGGACAGGAGGTGGCATATAGTGGTAGTGGTTGACATCCGGAATCCAAGTTTCTTGCAAGCCACGGGATGGACACGGAACTTTTCTATTGTAAAACATCAGGCAAAAAATTACTGGCAGAGAGCGATTGGCCAGTACTCCCTGTTACTCAACTTCGACTACCACCAATGGAATATGCTAACGCGTTTGTCACTGGGTTTGGTCGAGGCAACAAGAGAAGGACAGAAGGCTGGGAAAAAGATCATGTTGACAGATGAAATCATCGAGCGCGTTCTTTCTGCGTTCAAAGAGAGCAATGGACAGCTACAAGATGGGCAATCCGCTCTAGCCAGAAATCAGCTACTAAGCCGATTCTCATGGGCCTGCACCCTGCCCACACATATCCACAAGATTCTCGTATGGCACATCGGGACGACCATCGCCATGGATGAGCACCCGGTTCCCCGAACCGGCGACCAACATGTCGCCAAGACGCTATCAGACTACTGCGCCTACCTGGGAGCCTTTGTTCCAGACATGCTGCCTGGCCATGGCTACGACACCCAGCGCATCTTCGACGCCGTGATCATGGAGGCTCAGGATGGCCTCACCGGGTGTGACACTCTGAGCAGGAGGTGTGGGATGCTGATGGAAGGGTTCTTGCTGAGCGGCAGCAGCTGCACAATCCTACAGCTGGGGGGCAGGCTCGGGAGAGAGCTCAGAGGCGTGGTTCCGGAGGCTCAGAGGTGGAAGGTGCTGGCTGACTTCTGGGCGGAGTTCATCCTCTTCCTCGCGCCGGCAAGCAATGTTGAGATCCACGCCGAGAAGCTCGCTGCTGGCGGGGAGTTCATGACCCATCTCTGGGCACTGCTCACACAAGCCGGCATTCTGGAGCGCCCCTCGACGACCGACGGTGTGGGAGGAGGTAACAATGGTGCCCCTACACATGATTCTCCGGTTTGA